The genomic stretch CGCCGCCAACCCGCTTGTAGGTGCCGTCGGGCTGACGCTCGGCGTAGGTCCACAGCACCCCGATGGACGGTTCCTCGGCCAGCCGGTAGGTGTCGTGGCCCGCCTGAGCCGGTGGCGTCACCCGGTCGCCGAGGAAGTCCAGGTGGGCCAGGTTGGTGAGCCGCGCCTCGCCCGCGGCCGCCGGGGTCGCGGGCAGCGCGAGCACCGCCACGGTGAGGGCGAGCACGGTGAGCACGGCGATGGACGGCCGGGCGGGGAGCTTGCGCGCCATGAGACATCTCCAGCGGGACGGGCCTCGAGCAACCGCTTGACGGTGGAGTGCTAAACCGGTCTATCCTGTGTATCACTAAACCGGTCTACTGCATAGAGCACGACAAGCTCGGCGGATGGCGCCAGAGCAGCGGCCGTTCTCGGGCTTGCTTGCACCACGGGAGGTCCCAACGGGTCAGCGCCGCCCCACCATCGACGACGTCGCGCGCCAGGCCGGCGTGTCCAAGGGCGCGGTGTCGTTCGCCCTCAACGGCCGGCCGGGTGTGGGACACGCCACGCGCGCCCGCATCCTGGATGCTGCACGCGACCTCGACTGGCGACCCAGTACCCGAGCCCGGGCCCTCTCGCACTCGCGGGCGTTCGCCCTCGGGCTCGTCCTGTCGCGCTCGCCGGAACTGCTCGCGGCCGACCCGTTCTTTCCGCACTTCGTCGCCGGCGTCGAGACGGTGCTCGCCGAACGCGGCTACGCGCTCGTCCTGCAGGTCGTCGGGGACGACCGGCGGGCTGAGGCCGGCAGCTACCGCCGTCTGGCCCGGGAGGACCGGGTCGACGGCGTGTTCCTCACCGACCTGCGGCGCCACGACCCCCGGCTCGAGCTCCTGGTCGAGCTCGGGCTGCCGGCGGTCGCCGTGGGTCCGCCGGCCGGGGACTGCCCGCTGCCGTGGGTCGCCGTGAAGGACCGGTACGGGGTGGAGCAGGCCGTCGCCCATCTGGTCGAGCTCGGCCACACCCGGATCGCCCACGTCGCCGGCGCTCCCGGCTACATCCACTCCGCGTCCAGGCGTGCCGCCTGGCGGCGGGCGCTGCGCCGGGCCGGCCTCACGCCCGGGCCGGTGGTGGCGGGCGACTTCACCGGTCCGGGCGGCGCGAAGGCGACCAGGCGGCTGCTCGGCCAGCCAGACCCGCCGACCGCGATCGTCTACAGCAACGACCTGATGGCCATCGCCGGGATGGGCGTCGCCCTGGAAGCCGGCCTCGAGG from Actinomycetes bacterium encodes the following:
- a CDS encoding LacI family DNA-binding transcriptional regulator; the protein is MAPEQRPFSGLLAPREVPTGQRRPTIDDVARQAGVSKGAVSFALNGRPGVGHATRARILDAARDLDWRPSTRARALSHSRAFALGLVLSRSPELLAADPFFPHFVAGVETVLAERGYALVLQVVGDDRRAEAGSYRRLAREDRVDGVFLTDLRRHDPRLELLVELGLPAVAVGPPAGDCPLPWVAVKDRYGVEQAVAHLVELGHTRIAHVAGAPGYIHSASRRAAWRRALRRAGLTPGPVVAGDFTGPGGAKATRRLLGQPDPPTAIVYSNDLMAIAGMGVALEAGLEVPRGLSVVGFDDIPLAAHLAPPLTTVRQDALAWGQAAARTLLAVVERQPVPSIQLDLPRLIVRASTAPPRQPKGRRRPDPGPQRAS